The following proteins come from a genomic window of Achromobacter deleyi:
- a CDS encoding PepSY domain-containing protein, translating to MDAIPSPRRRPAPVPWSTRAKRWLYLTHRWAGIVLCLFFAMWFISGVVMMYVGYPKLTPQERMTHLAPLDPARVAATPAQALAAAGATDMAGLSLAALRGGAPVYLVPAGRGRAPKVVDAASGALLPRANATVATASAAAWFGGDYAAHYQGEVEEDVYTHSGALDMHRPLHRIDLDDPARTRLYVSSATGEVVLDATRRERLWNYAGAWIHWLYPFRGNVFDPWWHDIVVWLSVIGVAVALTGTVVGILRWRFSRPYASGSRSPYRENMMRWHHLAGLLFAGITITWIFSGLMSMNPWKVFSSGAPPLAQQAYAGGAYAADAPQAPPAALIRALPAAPRELRWQRVDGHDLVLARSGPGAPQLLAAADARPVTLDPAALRAAAARLVPGAKLTEVQVLDRYDFYYYGRDEHAMLGHIEKPLPAWRMVFDDPQASWVYLDPRTGQVLSRQDRGNRASRWLFAFLHSWDWTGLLARRPLWDILLVFLSLGGAALSLTGVVIGWRRLGRKLRA from the coding sequence ATGGACGCCATCCCCTCCCCCCGCCGCCGGCCCGCGCCCGTGCCGTGGTCCACCCGCGCCAAGCGCTGGCTGTACCTGACGCACCGCTGGGCCGGCATCGTGCTGTGCCTGTTCTTCGCCATGTGGTTCATCTCGGGCGTGGTGATGATGTACGTGGGCTATCCCAAGCTCACGCCGCAGGAACGCATGACGCACCTGGCGCCGCTCGATCCGGCCCGCGTCGCCGCCACGCCGGCCCAGGCGCTGGCGGCGGCCGGCGCGACCGATATGGCGGGCCTGAGCCTGGCCGCGCTGCGCGGCGGCGCGCCGGTCTACCTGGTGCCGGCCGGGCGCGGCCGCGCGCCCAAGGTGGTGGACGCCGCCAGCGGCGCGCTGCTGCCGCGCGCCAACGCCACGGTCGCCACGGCCAGCGCCGCGGCGTGGTTCGGCGGCGACTACGCCGCGCACTACCAGGGCGAGGTGGAAGAAGACGTCTACACCCATTCCGGCGCGCTCGACATGCATCGGCCGCTGCACCGCATCGACCTGGACGACCCGGCCCGCACCCGGCTGTACGTCTCGTCCGCCACCGGCGAAGTGGTGCTGGACGCCACCCGCCGCGAACGGCTGTGGAATTACGCCGGCGCCTGGATCCACTGGCTGTATCCGTTCCGTGGCAACGTCTTCGATCCGTGGTGGCACGACATCGTCGTCTGGCTGTCGGTGATCGGCGTGGCCGTGGCGCTGACGGGCACGGTGGTCGGCATCCTGCGCTGGCGCTTCTCGCGCCCCTACGCCAGCGGCAGCCGCTCGCCCTACCGCGAGAACATGATGCGCTGGCACCACCTGGCCGGCCTGCTGTTCGCCGGCATCACCATTACCTGGATATTCAGCGGCCTGATGTCGATGAACCCGTGGAAGGTGTTCAGCAGCGGCGCGCCGCCATTGGCGCAGCAGGCCTACGCCGGCGGCGCCTATGCCGCCGACGCGCCGCAGGCGCCGCCCGCCGCGCTGATCCGCGCCTTGCCCGCGGCGCCGCGCGAACTGCGCTGGCAACGGGTGGACGGCCACGACCTGGTGCTGGCCCGCAGCGGACCGGGCGCGCCGCAACTGCTGGCGGCGGCCGACGCGCGGCCCGTCACGCTCGACCCGGCCGCCCTGCGCGCCGCCGCCGCGCGGCTGGTGCCCGGCGCCAAACTGACCGAGGTGCAGGTGCTGGACCGCTACGACTTCTACTACTACGGCCGCGACGAGCACGCCATGCTCGGCCATATCGAAAAGCCGCTGCCGGCGTGGCGAATGGTGTTCGACGACCCGCAGGCCAGCTGGGTCTACCTGGATCCGCGCACCGGCCAGGTGCTGAGCCGGCAGGACCGCGGCAACCGCGCCAGCCGCTGGCTGTTCGCCTTTTTGCACAGCTGGGACTGGACCGGCCTGCTGGCGCGGCGGCCGCTGTGGGACATCCTGCTGGTGTTCCTGAGCCTGGGCGGCGCGGCGCTGAGCCTGACCGGCGTGGTGATCGGCTGGCGCCGGCTGGGCCGCAAGCTGCGCGCCTGA
- the urtE gene encoding urea ABC transporter ATP-binding subunit UrtE → MLNVNTIDQYYGGSHTLRGVSLAVNQGECLALLGRNGVGKTTLLKCVMGVLPVARGAIAFDGADITRLAPHQRAARGMAYVPQGRDIFARLTVEENILMGMATQPAARARRIKEEVFELFPVLKSMLARRGGDLSGGQQQQLAIARALVAEPRLIILDEPTEGIQPSIIKDIGRVIHMLRQRGDIAILLCEQYFDFARELADRFVVLSRGEVVASGDRAAIDGEDVRRHLSV, encoded by the coding sequence ATGCTGAACGTGAACACCATCGACCAGTACTACGGCGGCAGCCACACCCTGCGCGGTGTATCGCTGGCCGTGAACCAGGGCGAATGCCTGGCGCTGCTGGGCCGCAACGGCGTCGGCAAGACCACGCTGCTCAAGTGCGTGATGGGCGTGCTGCCGGTGGCGCGCGGCGCCATCGCCTTCGACGGCGCCGACATCACTCGCCTGGCGCCGCACCAGCGCGCCGCGCGCGGCATGGCCTACGTGCCGCAGGGCCGCGACATCTTCGCCCGGCTCACGGTCGAGGAGAACATCCTGATGGGCATGGCCACCCAGCCGGCGGCGCGCGCGCGCCGCATCAAGGAGGAAGTGTTCGAGCTGTTCCCGGTGCTCAAGAGCATGCTGGCGCGGCGCGGCGGCGACCTGTCGGGCGGCCAGCAGCAACAGCTGGCGATCGCCCGCGCGCTGGTGGCGGAGCCCAGGCTCATCATCCTGGACGAACCGACCGAGGGCATCCAGCCGTCCATCATCAAGGACATCGGCCGCGTCATCCACATGCTGCGCCAGCGCGGCGACATCGCCATCCTGCTGTGCGAGCAGTACTTCGACTTCGCCCGCGAACTGGCCGACCGCTTCGTGGTGCTGTCGCGCGGCGAGGTGGTGGCCAGCGGCGACCGCGCCGCCATCGACGGCGAGGACGTGCGGCGGCATCTTTCGGTCTAG
- the urtA gene encoding urea ABC transporter substrate-binding protein — protein MKRRLVLKQLTAASLLAMSGWTPQLFAAEDTIKVGILHSLSGTMAISETSLKDVALMTIDEINANGGVMGKKLEAVVVDPASNWPLFAEKSRQLLSQDKVAVVFGCWTSVSRKSVLPVFKELNGLLFYPVQYEGEELEKNVFYTGAAPNQQAIPAVEYLMSEDGGGAKRFVLLGTDYVYPRTTNKILRAFLHSKGVKDSDIDEVYTPFGHSDYQTIVANIKKFAAGGKTAVISTINGDSNVPFYKELGNAGLKATDVPVVAFSVGEEELRGVDAKPLVGHLAAWNYFESIKNPVNEEFIKKWKAYAKAKNLPNANTVVTNDPMEATYIGIHMWKQAVEQAKTTDVDKVIAAMGGQKFNSPSGFSIEMDKTNHHLHKPVYIGEIKADGQFNVVWKSKGPIRAQPWSPYIPGNESKQGL, from the coding sequence ATGAAACGCAGACTAGTCCTCAAGCAATTGACCGCCGCGAGCCTATTGGCCATGTCGGGCTGGACGCCGCAACTGTTCGCCGCCGAAGACACCATCAAGGTCGGCATCCTGCATTCGCTGTCGGGCACCATGGCCATCTCGGAGACGTCGCTCAAGGACGTGGCCCTGATGACCATCGACGAGATCAACGCCAACGGCGGCGTGATGGGCAAGAAGCTCGAAGCGGTGGTGGTCGACCCGGCCTCGAACTGGCCGCTGTTCGCCGAGAAGTCGCGCCAGCTGCTGTCGCAGGACAAGGTGGCGGTGGTGTTCGGCTGCTGGACCTCGGTGTCGCGCAAGTCGGTGCTGCCGGTGTTCAAGGAACTGAACGGCCTGCTGTTCTACCCGGTGCAATACGAAGGCGAGGAGCTGGAGAAGAACGTGTTCTACACCGGCGCCGCGCCCAACCAGCAGGCCATTCCCGCCGTGGAATACCTGATGAGCGAAGACGGCGGCGGCGCCAAGCGCTTCGTGCTGCTGGGCACCGACTATGTGTACCCGCGCACCACCAACAAGATCCTGCGCGCCTTCCTGCACTCCAAGGGCGTGAAGGACAGCGACATCGACGAGGTCTACACCCCGTTCGGCCATTCCGACTACCAGACCATCGTCGCCAACATCAAGAAGTTCGCCGCCGGCGGCAAGACCGCCGTCATCTCCACCATCAACGGCGACTCCAACGTGCCGTTCTACAAGGAACTGGGCAACGCCGGCCTGAAGGCCACCGACGTGCCGGTGGTGGCGTTCTCGGTGGGCGAGGAAGAACTGCGCGGCGTCGACGCCAAGCCGCTGGTGGGCCACCTGGCCGCCTGGAACTACTTCGAGTCGATCAAGAACCCGGTCAACGAAGAATTCATCAAGAAGTGGAAGGCCTACGCCAAGGCCAAGAACCTGCCCAACGCCAACACCGTGGTCACCAACGACCCGATGGAGGCCACCTACATCGGCATCCACATGTGGAAGCAGGCGGTCGAGCAGGCCAAGACCACCGACGTCGACAAGGTGATCGCGGCCATGGGCGGCCAGAAGTTCAACTCGCCGAGCGGCTTCTCGATCGAGATGGACAAGACCAACCACCACCTGCACAAGCCGGTCTATATCGGCGAGATCAAGGCGGACGGCCAGTTCAACGTGGTCTGGAAGAGCAAGGGCCCGATCCGCGCGCAACCGTGGAGCCCGTACATCCCGGGCAACGAAAGCAAGCAAGGTCTCTGA
- the urtD gene encoding urea ABC transporter ATP-binding protein UrtD, which produces MTSTHSESAMLDGGPSGDAGYGRVSPKGLDTSHGAILYLEGITVSFDGFKALNDLTLDIGVGELRCIIGPNGAGKTTMMDVITGKTRPTAGTAYFGQSIDLTTLSEAQIAHAGIGRKFQRPTVFEQHTVFENLELAMKTDKRVRPTLFARLTGEQTDRIGETLDLIRLRPEAFRPAGLLSHGQKQWLEIGMLLMQEPQLLLLDEPVAGMTDAETERTGELLNELRGRHSLMVVEHDMDFVNQIAGDGKVTVLHEGSVLAEGPMAKVQADPRVIEVYLGR; this is translated from the coding sequence ATGACCAGCACCCATTCCGAATCCGCCATGCTGGACGGCGGCCCCAGCGGCGACGCCGGCTACGGCCGCGTCAGCCCCAAGGGCCTGGACACCAGCCACGGCGCCATCCTCTACCTGGAAGGCATCACCGTGAGCTTCGACGGCTTCAAGGCGCTCAACGATCTGACGTTGGACATCGGCGTCGGCGAGCTGCGCTGCATCATCGGCCCCAACGGCGCCGGCAAGACCACCATGATGGACGTCATCACCGGCAAGACGCGGCCCACCGCCGGTACCGCCTATTTCGGCCAGAGCATCGACCTGACCACGCTGAGCGAGGCGCAGATCGCGCACGCCGGCATCGGCCGCAAATTCCAGCGCCCCACCGTGTTCGAGCAACACACGGTGTTCGAAAACCTGGAGCTGGCCATGAAGACCGACAAGCGCGTGCGGCCCACGCTGTTCGCGCGCCTGACCGGCGAGCAGACCGACCGCATCGGCGAGACGCTCGACCTGATCCGGCTGCGGCCCGAGGCCTTCCGCCCGGCCGGCCTGCTGTCGCACGGCCAGAAGCAATGGCTGGAGATCGGCATGCTGCTGATGCAGGAACCGCAGTTGCTGCTGCTGGACGAGCCGGTGGCCGGCATGACCGACGCCGAGACCGAGCGCACCGGCGAACTGCTCAACGAACTGCGCGGCCGCCATTCGCTGATGGTGGTCGAGCACGACATGGATTTCGTCAACCAGATCGCCGGCGACGGCAAGGTGACCGTGCTGCATGAAGGCTCGGTGCTGGCCGAGGGGCCGATGGCCAAGGTGCAGGCCGACCCGCGCGTGATCGAAGTCTACCTGGGGCGCTGA
- a CDS encoding TonB-dependent receptor, with amino-acid sequence MKKTYAASLLAGACAANPAFALTAEPAIETLAPTRVEGERAEDSPNGPINLERIDGTGSRLGLRIKDTPASVTVISRQQIEARGALNTQDIARGIPGVNNAAPPGMAGAVSYRGFSGGQVSQLFNGISVQYDSVAARPIDSWIYDRVEAIGGPSTFLFGAGAVGGAINYVTKLAERDTFYEGQLRLGSFDTRQASVGINQQLAGSPGGRGHYLRIDANTTASHGWVDGERSNATQVAASLLSDLGDDVTQTWAFEYQRERVDRPYWGTPLTVGANGKVSGEGQIRGGTRFKNYNVDDGLYEQSVLWARSLTEWRAAPGVTFKNTLYYYRADRDFRNLETYRYNAANSRVLRSGALLQRHEQSLIGNRVEGLVESTLAGLPTSWSFGADLSVNKQTRYPTSLPATVDAVDPYDFQPGYFYDIPGMTRGHNPDRDNRIRTLAFTLENRTEVLPGVAIVSALRKDFIDLDLTNRRAVTASSPASASRSYSPTTGRLALNWAITPQASLYAQYATAADPPSGIMATASFADVLNNDKLTTGTQKEVGGKFEFWDGRGSATVAAYEITRKNISAPDANNPAVSIPVGQQSARGLELAGGLRLTRTLSLQANVAFVDPQYDDFSETVGGVRVSRNGNVPTNTPRRVANAWIDYAFLPDWNASVAARYVGRAYADAANTVWAPSYTVFDAALSHRIDRHFTVTGRVRNLTDKVYAANVTGAPMFYLGAPRSFELTLQARF; translated from the coding sequence ATGAAAAAAACCTATGCAGCATCCCTGCTGGCCGGCGCCTGCGCGGCCAACCCCGCGTTCGCGCTGACCGCCGAACCCGCCATCGAAACCCTGGCCCCGACCCGGGTCGAAGGCGAGCGCGCCGAGGACTCGCCCAACGGCCCCATCAACCTGGAGCGCATCGACGGCACCGGCAGCCGCCTCGGCCTGCGGATCAAGGACACGCCCGCGTCCGTCACCGTCATCTCGCGCCAGCAGATCGAGGCGCGCGGCGCCCTCAACACCCAGGACATCGCGCGCGGCATCCCCGGCGTGAACAACGCCGCGCCCCCCGGCATGGCCGGCGCCGTCAGCTACCGCGGCTTCAGCGGCGGGCAGGTCTCGCAGCTGTTCAACGGCATCTCGGTGCAATACGACTCGGTGGCCGCGCGACCGATCGACAGCTGGATCTACGACCGGGTCGAGGCCATCGGCGGCCCCTCGACCTTCCTGTTCGGCGCCGGCGCGGTCGGCGGCGCCATCAACTACGTCACCAAGCTGGCCGAACGCGACACCTTCTACGAAGGCCAGTTGCGCCTGGGATCGTTCGACACGCGCCAGGCGTCGGTCGGCATCAACCAGCAGCTGGCCGGCTCGCCGGGCGGCCGCGGCCATTACCTGCGCATCGACGCCAACACCACCGCCAGCCACGGCTGGGTCGACGGCGAACGGTCGAACGCCACCCAGGTGGCGGCCTCGCTGCTGTCCGACCTGGGCGACGACGTCACCCAGACCTGGGCCTTCGAGTACCAGCGCGAACGCGTCGACCGCCCCTACTGGGGCACGCCGCTGACAGTGGGCGCGAACGGCAAGGTGAGCGGCGAAGGCCAGATCCGCGGCGGCACGCGTTTCAAGAACTACAACGTCGACGACGGCCTGTACGAGCAGTCGGTGCTGTGGGCCCGCTCGCTCACGGAATGGCGCGCCGCGCCCGGCGTCACGTTCAAGAACACGCTCTACTACTACCGCGCCGACCGCGATTTCCGCAACCTGGAGACCTACCGCTACAACGCCGCCAACAGCCGCGTGCTGCGCTCGGGCGCGCTGCTGCAGCGCCACGAACAGAGCCTGATCGGCAACCGCGTCGAAGGCCTGGTCGAATCGACGCTGGCCGGCCTGCCCACCAGCTGGTCGTTCGGCGCCGACCTGAGCGTGAACAAGCAGACCCGCTATCCGACCAGCCTGCCGGCCACGGTGGACGCGGTCGATCCGTATGATTTCCAGCCGGGCTATTTCTACGACATCCCCGGCATGACGCGCGGCCACAATCCGGACCGCGACAACCGCATCCGCACGCTGGCCTTCACGCTGGAAAACCGCACCGAGGTGCTGCCCGGCGTGGCCATCGTGTCGGCCCTGCGCAAGGACTTCATCGACCTGGACCTGACCAATCGCCGCGCGGTCACGGCCAGTTCGCCGGCCTCGGCCTCGCGCAGCTATTCGCCCACCACCGGCCGGCTGGCGCTGAACTGGGCCATCACGCCGCAAGCCTCGCTCTACGCTCAGTACGCCACGGCCGCCGATCCCCCGTCCGGCATCATGGCCACCGCGTCGTTCGCCGACGTGCTCAACAACGACAAACTGACCACCGGCACGCAGAAGGAAGTCGGCGGCAAGTTCGAGTTCTGGGACGGCCGCGGCTCGGCCACCGTCGCCGCCTACGAGATCACGCGCAAGAACATCTCGGCGCCCGACGCCAACAACCCGGCCGTCAGCATCCCGGTGGGCCAGCAGTCGGCGCGCGGGCTGGAGCTGGCGGGCGGCCTGCGGCTGACGCGCACCCTGTCGCTGCAGGCCAACGTCGCCTTCGTCGATCCCCAATACGACGACTTCTCCGAGACGGTCGGCGGCGTCCGCGTGTCGCGCAACGGCAATGTGCCGACCAACACGCCGCGGCGCGTGGCCAACGCCTGGATCGACTACGCCTTCCTGCCGGACTGGAACGCCAGCGTGGCCGCGCGCTATGTCGGCCGCGCCTATGCCGATGCCGCCAACACCGTCTGGGCGCCGTCGTACACCGTATTCGACGCGGCGCTGTCGCACCGCATCGACCGCCACTTCACCGTCACCGGCCGGGTCCGCAACCTGACCGACAAGGTGTACGCGGCCAACGTCACCGGCGCGCCGATGTTCTACCTGGGCGCGCCGCGCTCGTTCGAACTGACGCTTCAGGCGCGGTTCTGA
- the arsC gene encoding arsenate reductase (glutaredoxin) (This arsenate reductase requires both glutathione and glutaredoxin to convert arsenate to arsenite, after which the efflux transporter formed by ArsA and ArsB can extrude the arsenite from the cell, providing resistance.): protein MSDVTIYHNPKCGTSRNTLAMIRNAGIEPQVVLYLETPPSRAELKALFKRAGITVRDALREKGTPYAELGLDDATLSDDALLDAIEAHPILLNRPFVSTPQGARLCRPSELVLDILPAPQQGAFTKEDGEAVIDAQGKRIAK, encoded by the coding sequence ATGTCCGACGTCACCATCTATCACAACCCCAAGTGCGGCACCTCGCGCAACACGCTGGCCATGATCCGCAACGCCGGCATCGAGCCTCAGGTCGTGCTGTACCTGGAGACGCCGCCGTCGCGCGCGGAACTGAAGGCGCTGTTCAAGCGCGCCGGCATCACCGTGCGCGACGCGCTGCGCGAGAAGGGCACGCCCTATGCCGAGCTTGGCCTGGATGACGCCACGCTGAGCGACGACGCCCTGCTGGACGCCATCGAGGCCCACCCCATCCTGCTGAACCGCCCCTTCGTCAGCACCCCGCAGGGCGCGCGCCTGTGCCGCCCGTCCGAACTGGTGCTGGACATCCTGCCGGCGCCGCAACAGGGCGCCTTCACCAAGGAAGACGGCGAAGCGGTGATCGACGCCCAGGGCAAGCGCATCGCCAAGTGA
- a CDS encoding DUF2946 domain-containing protein, translating to MHLAHFLNRGYAWIALIAILWASLVPSLAHGNHLPNASRQVTVDYCAPDGRSSLTIEVQSDDAAGDHAAHHGDSNHCPFCRNPQGDLGMPPTSLTVLPAPASGGVTYPALFYRASHPLHAWHAAQPRAPPAA from the coding sequence ATGCACCTTGCCCACTTCCTGAACCGCGGCTACGCCTGGATCGCGCTGATCGCGATCCTGTGGGCGTCGCTGGTTCCGTCGCTGGCGCATGGCAACCACCTGCCCAATGCCAGCCGCCAGGTCACCGTGGACTACTGCGCCCCCGATGGCCGCTCGTCCCTGACCATCGAGGTGCAAAGCGATGACGCGGCCGGCGACCACGCCGCCCATCATGGCGACAGCAACCACTGCCCGTTCTGCCGCAATCCGCAGGGCGATCTCGGCATGCCCCCCACGTCCCTGACCGTGCTGCCGGCGCCCGCCAGCGGCGGCGTCACCTATCCGGCGCTGTTCTACCGCGCCTCGCACCCGCTCCACGCCTGGCACGCGGCCCAGCCGCGCGCCCCGCCCGCGGCCTGA
- the urtB gene encoding urea ABC transporter permease subunit UrtB gives MLNAVIAKFLRHLLLAWLLALPALAVHAATPGVDPALLAPLAGDDTDARLQAIAALGQQPGPGAAAVLQALGNDQLYALPDGRVLIGDGKGQATDPATGTALPMPADAAGIGINNRLRRAIEAALAGSRLFSDNPQERLAAARRLQQTGDPARLPLLEKALAAEKDAAVRAALEIAQANLELKSADPAVRRHAVDLLGRTDNAAFRPTLAALTQQQDGVYAEPDAGVREAAANALKRIDRHLATIEWAGNLYYGLSLGSVLLLAALGLAITFGLMGVINMAHGELLMIGAYVTYLVQTAFRAWLPGWLDWYVAAALPLAFVVTALVGMALERTVIRWLYGRPLETLLATWGISLMLMQGVRTLFGAQNVEVGNPSWMSGGVTVLGGLVLTYNRLVIIGFALFVVFLVWALLNHTRLGLFVRAITQNRRMADCVGVPTGRVDMLAFGLGSGIAGLAGVALSQLGNVGPDLGRGYIVDSFMVVVLGGVGQLAGTVIAALGLGGVNKFLEPYAGAVMAKITILVLIVLFVQKRPQGLFAPRGRSVE, from the coding sequence ATGCTGAATGCGGTCATCGCGAAATTCCTGCGTCATCTCCTCTTGGCATGGCTGCTGGCCCTGCCGGCGCTGGCCGTTCACGCGGCCACGCCCGGCGTGGACCCGGCGCTGCTGGCGCCGCTGGCCGGCGACGACACCGACGCCCGCCTGCAAGCCATCGCCGCCCTGGGCCAGCAGCCCGGCCCGGGCGCGGCCGCGGTGCTGCAGGCGCTGGGCAATGACCAGCTGTATGCGCTGCCGGACGGCCGCGTGCTGATCGGCGACGGCAAGGGCCAGGCCACCGATCCGGCCACCGGCACGGCCCTGCCGATGCCGGCCGATGCCGCCGGCATCGGCATCAACAACCGGCTGCGGCGCGCGATCGAGGCGGCGCTGGCCGGCTCGCGCCTGTTCTCCGACAACCCGCAGGAACGGCTGGCCGCGGCCCGCCGCCTGCAGCAGACCGGCGATCCGGCGCGCCTGCCGCTGCTGGAAAAGGCGCTGGCCGCCGAAAAGGACGCGGCCGTGCGCGCCGCGCTGGAGATCGCGCAGGCCAATCTCGAACTCAAGAGCGCCGACCCCGCGGTGCGCCGACATGCGGTGGATCTGCTCGGCCGCACCGACAACGCCGCCTTCCGGCCGACCCTGGCGGCGCTGACGCAACAGCAGGACGGCGTCTACGCCGAACCCGACGCCGGCGTGCGCGAGGCGGCCGCCAACGCGCTCAAGCGCATCGACCGCCACCTGGCCACCATCGAGTGGGCCGGCAACCTGTACTACGGCCTCAGCCTGGGCAGCGTGCTGCTGCTGGCGGCGCTGGGGCTGGCCATCACCTTCGGCCTCATGGGCGTCATCAACATGGCGCACGGCGAGCTGCTGATGATCGGCGCCTACGTCACCTACCTGGTGCAGACGGCGTTCCGCGCCTGGCTGCCGGGCTGGCTCGACTGGTACGTGGCGGCGGCGCTGCCGCTGGCCTTCGTGGTCACCGCGCTGGTCGGCATGGCGCTGGAACGCACCGTGATCCGCTGGCTCTACGGCCGGCCGCTGGAAACGCTGCTGGCCACCTGGGGCATCAGCCTGATGCTGATGCAGGGCGTGCGCACGCTGTTCGGCGCGCAGAACGTGGAAGTGGGCAACCCCAGCTGGATGTCGGGCGGCGTCACCGTGCTGGGCGGCCTGGTGCTGACCTACAACCGGCTGGTCATCATCGGCTTCGCGCTGTTCGTGGTGTTCCTGGTGTGGGCGCTGCTGAACCACACGCGGCTCGGCCTGTTCGTGCGCGCCATCACGCAGAACCGGCGCATGGCCGATTGCGTCGGCGTGCCCACCGGCCGCGTCGACATGCTGGCGTTCGGGCTGGGCTCGGGCATCGCCGGGCTGGCCGGCGTGGCGCTGTCGCAGCTGGGCAACGTGGGCCCGGACCTGGGCCGCGGCTACATCGTCGATTCCTTCATGGTGGTGGTGCTGGGCGGCGTCGGCCAGCTGGCCGGCACCGTCATCGCCGCGCTCGGCCTGGGCGGCGTCAACAAATTCCTGGAGCCCTACGCGGGAGCGGTCATGGCCAAGATCACCATCCTGGTGCTCATCGTGCTTTTCGTGCAGAAGCGGCCGCAAGGCCTGTTCGCCCCGCGCGGCCGGAGCGTCGAATGA
- the urtC gene encoding urea ABC transporter permease subunit UrtC, with protein MKQTALTDLNLLARRPLFNGRAWAALGAGVLLLALAPLLNLAFPAGHPLHISAYAVALLGKFMCYALAALALDLVWGYAGILSLGHGLFFALGGYAHGMYLMRAIGQDGVYQSRLPDFMVFLDWKDYPWYWAFTDHFAYAMLLVVLVPGALAFVFGYFAFRSRIKGVYFSIITQALTFAAMLLFFRNDTGFGGNNGFTDFKRILGFDITAPGTRAALYWITLAALAGALVLARAVTQSKLGRVLTAVRDAESRLRFIGYDPLGFKLFVWTLSAVLCGIAGALYVPQVGIINPSEMSTENSIEMVIWVATGGRGTLIGPIIGAGAVNGLKTWFTSVLPEFWLYALGLIFVLVTLFLPTGIVGLARRLAARYQERRA; from the coding sequence ATGAAGCAGACCGCGCTGACCGATCTCAACCTGCTGGCGCGCCGTCCGCTGTTCAATGGCCGCGCCTGGGCCGCGCTGGGCGCGGGCGTGCTGCTGCTGGCGCTGGCGCCGCTGCTGAACCTGGCGTTTCCCGCCGGCCATCCGCTGCACATCTCGGCCTACGCGGTGGCGCTGCTGGGCAAGTTCATGTGCTACGCCCTGGCGGCGCTGGCGCTGGACCTGGTCTGGGGCTACGCCGGCATCCTGTCGCTGGGCCACGGCCTGTTCTTCGCGCTGGGCGGCTACGCCCACGGCATGTACCTGATGCGCGCCATCGGCCAGGATGGCGTCTACCAGAGCCGGCTGCCGGACTTCATGGTGTTCCTGGACTGGAAGGACTACCCCTGGTACTGGGCGTTCACCGACCACTTCGCCTACGCCATGCTGCTGGTGGTGCTGGTGCCGGGCGCGCTGGCCTTCGTGTTCGGCTACTTCGCCTTCCGCTCGCGCATCAAGGGCGTGTATTTCTCCATCATCACGCAGGCGCTGACCTTCGCGGCGATGCTGCTGTTCTTCCGCAACGACACGGGCTTTGGCGGCAACAACGGCTTCACCGATTTCAAGCGCATCCTGGGCTTCGACATCACCGCGCCCGGCACCCGCGCCGCGTTGTACTGGATCACGCTGGCGGCGCTGGCCGGCGCGCTGGTGCTGGCGCGCGCCGTCACCCAGTCCAAGCTGGGCCGGGTGCTGACGGCGGTGCGCGACGCCGAGAGCCGGCTGCGCTTCATCGGCTACGACCCGCTCGGCTTCAAGCTGTTCGTGTGGACGCTGTCGGCCGTGCTGTGCGGCATCGCCGGCGCGCTGTACGTGCCGCAGGTCGGCATCATCAACCCCAGCGAGATGTCCACCGAGAACTCCATCGAGATGGTGATCTGGGTGGCCACCGGCGGCCGCGGCACGCTGATCGGCCCCATCATCGGCGCCGGCGCCGTGAACGGCTTGAAGACCTGGTTCACCAGCGTGCTGCCCGAATTCTGGCTGTACGCGCTGGGCCTGATCTTCGTGCTGGTGACCCTTTTCCTGCCCACCGGCATCGTCGGCCTGGCCCGGCGCCTGGCCGCCCGCTACCAGGAGCGACGCGCATGA